A DNA window from Argopecten irradians isolate NY chromosome 10, Ai_NY, whole genome shotgun sequence contains the following coding sequences:
- the LOC138333869 gene encoding putative amine oxidase [copper-containing] has protein sequence MLEADEERGQIFAKSTLYTLRKMLDNSYKWKWISLVFTISTTAFLVISVSVWVIKDRQIEAAKLPSCALDSDKSLSRSKRETPRQTDVFAAITPEEIDVILNYLYLNTDLNLTKPDEAEIGTSFIHTMELQQPSKKKVLGYLSGLTEKPERMAKVLIFRGDANPPIIQEYIVGPISNISEAKVMSTASRKTTIPYNFRPFSSFEFKAIYRYIIKYIATRAGHVLRESYNATPFDCGNQCLRFSMTPISSAFLSSGERKSWFWFAYDIEFYTLHPLDFQYKVNMASANPKEWTIENVWYAEQMFPNLDDFLTQYTCGNINKTVRNFPSAEESRYSSLEFREPLFPEAVLRPPFQVEPDGTRITVADNEVHYLAWDLKYRMSPTVGLQLFDVRFDGERILYEISLQEVVVTYSGFSPSARMLNYADGAGLFGTRCRGLLPSVDCPANAKFLNTHLYSANEGGHRTYENAMCIFEHTTNTPVRRHRAYGRIGAFYGGLVSSVLVVRTILSVINYDYIYDFYFYQTGAVEVKISLTGYLGTTFHTPEENPYGVHIKEGINAGIHNHLFHLKVDLDVKGTENKFETLDIKVENKTNPWNDGGYHMQTYYERNVKETELEAVCNYNFSTPKYLLVSSYNETSDQGLPRSFRLLPRGMSNMMVNPAFGFSKSISWAKQQVAVTRHRDDEETSSSIYAMWDASDPVVDFAKYIQDDENIVGEDIVAWVTLGTQHIPQIENVPNTGTVGTHLSLFIMPYNYFDEDPSMRSRDGVRITPISDDHPTDGANVERYNRRPDEACVASVSLPDEDLQRNSRFLFS, from the exons ATGCTTGAGGCAGACGAGGAAAGAGGTCAGATCTTTGCAAAG AGTACTTTGTACACCTTGAGGAAGATGCTAGACAACTCGTATAAGTGGAAATGGATATCGCTAGTATTTACAATCTCGACGACGGCCTTCCTAGTAATCAGCGTATCAGTCTGGGTCATCAAAGACCGACAAATCGAGGCAGCCAAACTTCCAAGTTGCGCCCTTGATTCGGACAAATCATTATCGCGATCCAAACGTGAAACACCACGTCAAACAGACGTGTTCGCCGCCATCACACCCGAGGAAATCGACGTGATTTTGAACTACCTTTACTTGAACACTGACCTTAACCTGACAAAACCGGACGAAGCTGAAATAGGCACAAGTTTTATTCACACTATGGAGCTTCAACAGCCAAGTAAGAAGAAAGTGTTAGGTTATTTGTCAGGATTGACCGAAAAACCTGAACGGATGGCCAAGGTTTTGATTTTCCGTGGAGATGCAAATCCTCCAATTATTCAGGAGTATATTGTAGGACCTATATCGAACATATCAGAAGCGAAGGTGATGAGCACGGCTTCCCGGAAAACCACAATCCCATACAATTTTAGACCATTCTCATCATTCGAATTCAAGGccatttatagatatataatcaAGTACATAGCGACCCGTGCAGGCCATGTCCTTCGGGAAAGCTACAATGCTACTCCATTCGACTGTGGCAATCAGTGTCTCCGGTTTTCCATGACCCCAATATCAAGTGCTTTTCTGTCGAGCGGTGAGCGAAAGTCCTGGTTCTGGTTCGCGTACGACATAGAGTTTTACACCCTTCATCCTCTTGATTTCCAGTACAAGGTCAATATGGCGAGCGCTAATCCAAAGGAATGGACAATTGAGAATGTATGGTATGCAGAGCAGATGTTCCCAAACCTTGACGACTTTTTGACCCAGTACACTTGTGGTAACATCAATAAGACCGTAAGAAACTTTCCATCCGCAGAAGAAAGCAGATACAGTTCGTTAGAGTTTCGGGAACCTCTCTTCCCCGAAGCGGTTCTCCGTCCTCCATTCCAAGTCGAACCAGACGGAACCCGCATCACGGTGGCTGATAACGAAGTACACTACCTTGCCTGGGATCTCAAGTATCGCATGTCTCCAACTGTTGGACTGCAATTGTTTGACGTTAGGTTCGACGGTGAGAGAATCCTTTACGAAATAAGTCTTCAAGAGGTCGTGGTTACCTATTCTGGATTCAGCCCATCCGCTCGAATGCTCAACTACGCCGATGGCGCCGGACTGTTCGGCACTAGATGTAGGGGTCTGCTTCCCAGCGTCGACTGTCCAGCAAATGCTAAATTCTTAAACACACACCTGTACTCTGCTAACGAGGGTGGCCATCGAACATATGAAAATGCAATGTGCATATTTGAACATACTACAAATACGCCAGTTCGCCGACATCGTGCCTACGGTCGGATCGGGGCATTTTATGGCGGGTTGGTCAGCTCAGTGCTGGTGGTGAGAACAATTTTGTCAGTGATCAATTACGACTATATCTATGACTTTTACTTTTATCAGACCGGTGCTGTGGAAGTCAAAATATCTCTTACTGGGTACCTCGGAACTACCTTTCACACTCCTGAAGAGAACCCATACGGGGTACATATCAAGGAAGGCATAAACGCTGGAATTCACAACCATCTATTTCACCTTAAGGTGGATTTAGATGTAAAAGGAAcagaaaacaaatttgaaacaCTGGACATCAAAGTTGAAAACAAGACCAACCCGTGGAATGATGGAGGATATCACATGCAGACTTATTATGAAAGAAATGTTAAAGAAACAGAACTTGAAGCAGTATGTAATTACAACTTTTCGACGCCGAAATATCTTCTTGTCTCTAGCTACAACGAAACCAGCGACCAAGGTCTTCCCCGCTCGTTCCGTCTGCTGCCAAGAGGAATGTCAAACATGATGGTGAATCCCGCATTCGGGTTTTCTAAGTCTATATCCTGGGCGAAACAGCAGGTTGCCGTGACTCGCCACAGGGACGATGAGGAGACAAGTTCCTCCATTTACGCCATGTGGGACGCAAGTGATCCGGTGGTCGATTTTGCAAAGTACATACAGGACGATGAGAATATTGTCGGAGAG GATATCGTCGCCTGGGTAACACTTGGGACACAGCATATCCCACAGATCGAGAACGTTCCAAATACTGGCACAGTAGGAACACATCTCTCTCTTTTCATCATGCCATATAACTACTTTGACGAGGATCCATCTATGAGATCACGTGACGGTGTTCGGATAACTCCGATTTCGGATGATCATCCGACAGATGGCGCTAATGTAGAACGGTATAACCGGAGGCCAGACGAAGCATGCGTGGCGAGCGTTTCACTTCCGGATGAGGACCTACAACGGAACAGTAGATTTCTGTTCTCGTAG
- the LOC138333871 gene encoding ileal sodium/bile acid cotransporter-like: MTTSSVDVFDHDVMTTIFPNASANLTAVSPPSSSALKIASDVVIKTTLIIIMAGMGSTIEIKPLLQHLRKPVGIAIGMLSQFIVLPAVTFGLAHALQLSTYPALGMLVMASCPGGSTSNVFSYWMDGDVPLSVAMTAASTVIAMGMMPLNLFIYSRSWTDQSLVIPYVNIAISFVMTITPATVGILIRWKWPKLADVIVKCGSIAGAIAVVLTLTLMSVMYPFMYRASWEIYLGALLLPIVGFTFGFIVATIFRMDKSRRITVSLETGIQNFPLCMTLLTLTFDRSMFALISLFPLMYGVTCILCSVLFLFLYKIFVYIKEKMDKHGFDTIATSEGKINGQRV, from the exons ATGACGACGTCAAGCGTTGATGTTTTCGACCATGACGTCATGACAACTATATTTCCGAACGCGTCAGCCAATTTGACAGCAGTTTCACCGCCGTCGTCGTCTGCTTTAAAGATAGCTTCAGATGTCGTCATCAAAACAACGCTCATCATTATCATGGCCGGTATGGGCAGTACAATTGAAATCAAACCTCTTCTGCAGCATCTCAGGAAACCGGTCGGTATCGCAATCGGAATGTTGTCACAATTCATAGTACTTCCGGCGGTCACGTTTGGACTTGCGCATGCGTTACAATTGTCTACCTACCCAGCACTTGGAATGCTTGTAATGGCCTCCTGTCCAGGCGGCTCAACGTCGAATGTCTTCTCCTACTGGATGGACGGTGATGTCCCTTTAAG TGTAGCGATGACAGCGGCGTCGACAGTGATAGCGATGGGGATGATGCCACTTAACCTGTTTATCTACAGCCGAAGTTGGACTGACCAGTCACTGGTCATTCCGTACGTCAATATCGCCATCTCGTTCGTGATGACCATCACTCCGGCCACCGTTGGTATCCTAATCCGCTGGAAGTGGCCGAAGCTTGCTGACGTTATAGTCAAG TGTGGCAGTATTGCTGGGGCCATTGCCGTagttttgaccttgaccttgatgaGTGTGATGTACCCGTTTATGTACCGGGCATCCTGGGAAATTTACCTCGGAGCTCTTCTTCTGCCCATCGTCGGCTTTACGTTCGGATTCATTGTGGCCACGATATTCCGGATGGATAAATCTAGACGCATCACCGTCTCCTTGGAAACCGGAATACAAAACTTCCCTTTATGCATGACGTTGTtgactttgacctttgaccgAAGTATGTTTGCTCTGATTTCTCTATTTCCGCTAATGTATGGGGTCACGTGCATTCTGTGTAGTGTGCTATTTCTTTTtctatacaaaatatttgtttacatcaaaGAGAAAATGGACAAACATGGATTTGATACAATTGCAACATCAGAAGGGAAGATCAACGGACAAAGAGTATGA